The Macaca fascicularis isolate 582-1 chromosome 1, T2T-MFA8v1.1 genome includes a window with the following:
- the LOC141409199 gene encoding double homeobox protein 4C-like: MALPTPGDGALPAGARGRGRRRRLVWTPSQREALRACFERNPYPGIATREELAQAIGIPEPRVQIWFQNERSRQLRQHRRESRPWPGKRGPQEGRRKRTAVTRSQTALLLRAFQQDRFPGIATREELARETGLPESRIQIWFQNRRARHPGQGGGAPAHAGGPGDAAPGGCPPAPSPVAFTHTGAWGTGLPAPHVPCAPWTLPPGAFVGQGAGAVAPLQPSQAAQAAGISHPAPAGGDWDLSYAALATPEGALSHPQTPRGWPPRPSQWRGDRDPQHHSLPGPCSVGQPGPAGAEPQGQGVLAPPTSQGSPWWGWGQGPQVAGAAWEPQVGAAPPPGPAPPEAAADQEQLQAIRAPSPPLQEPGRSSALPCSLLDELLETPEFLQQGQPLLETEAPTELQDVGEPALLEPLLLSEEEYRALLEEL, from the coding sequence ATGGCTCTCCCGACACCCGGCGACGGCGCCCTCCCGGCGGGAGCCCGAGGACGAGGACGGCGAAGGAGACTCGTTTGGACCCCgagccagagggaggccctgcgagcctgctttgagcggaacccgtacccgggcatcgccaccagggaagagctggcccaggccatcggcattccggagcccagggtccagatttggtttcagaacgagAGATCGCGCCAGCTGAGGCAGCACCGGCGGGAATCTCGGCCCTGGCCCGGGAAACGCGGCCCGCAAGAAGGCAGGCGAAAGCGGACCGCCGTCACCCGGTCCCAGACCGCCCTGCTCCTGCGAGCCTTCCAGCAGGATCGCTTTCCAGGCATCGCCACCCGGGAAGAACTGGCCAGAGAGACGGGCCTCCCGGAGTCCCGgattcagatttggtttcagaaccggagggccaggcacccaggccagggtggcgGGGCACCGGCGCACGCAGGCGGCCCGGGCGACGCGGCCCCCGGCGGGTGTCCCCCCGCTCCCTCGCCGGTCGCCTTCACCCACACCGGGGCGTGGGGAACGGGGCTTCCCGCCCCCCACGTGCCCTGCGCGCCCTGGACTCTCCCACCGGGGGCTTTcgtgggccagggagcaggggccgtcgccccgctgcagcccagccaggctgcgcAGGCAGCAGGGATCTCCCATCCCGCCCCGGCAGGCGGGGATTGGGATCTTTCCTACGCTGCCCTGGCGACTCCGGAAGGGGCgctctcccaccctcagactcCCCGGGGGTGGCCTCCGCGCCCGAGCCAATGGCGGGGGGATCGGGACCCGCAGCACCACAGCCTGCCGGGCCCTTGCTCGGTGGGACAGCCTGGGCCCGCTGGAGCTGAGCCGCAGGGCCAGGGTGTGCTGGCGCCGCCCACGTCCCAGGGGAGtccgtggtggggctggggccaggggccccAGGTCGCCGGGGCGGCGTGGGAGCCCCAAGTCGgggcagctccacctccggggcccGCGCCCCCGGAGGCCGCCGCGGATCAGGAGCAGCTGCAAGCCATCCGGGCGCCCTCCCCGCCGCTCCAGGAGCCTGGGCGCTCGTCTGCactcccctgcagcctgctggaTGAGCTCCTGGAGACCCCCGAGTTTCTGCAGCAGGGGCAACCTTTGCTAGAAACGGAGGCCCCGACGGAGCTGCAGGACGTGGGAGAGCCCGCTTTGCTGGAACCGCTACTCCTCAGCGAGGAGGAGTACCGGGCTCTGCTGGAGGAGCTTTAG
- the LOC135967682 gene encoding double homeobox protein 4C-like, with amino-acid sequence MALPTPGDGALPAGARGRGRRRRLVWTPSQREALRACFERNPYPGIATREELAQAIGIPEPRVQIWFQNERSRQLRQHRRESRPWPGKRGPQEGRRKRTAVTRSQTALLLRAFQQDRFPGIATREELARETGLPESRIQIWFQNRRARHPGQGGGAPAHAGGPGDAAPGGCPPAPSPVAFTHTGAWGTGLPAPHVPCAPWTLPPGAFVGQGAGAVAPLQPSQAAQAAGISHPAPAGGDWDLSYAALATPEGALSHPQTPRGWPPRPSQWRGDRDPQHHSLPGPCSVGQPGPAGAEPQGQGVLAPPTSQGSPWWGWGQGPQVAGAAWEPQVGAAPPPGPAPPEASADQEQLQAIRAPSPPLQEPGRSSALPCSLLDELLETPEFLQQGQPLLETEAPTELQDVGEPALLEPLLLSEEEYRALLEEL; translated from the coding sequence ATGGCTCTCCCGACACCCGGCGACGGCGCCCTCCCGGCGGGAGCCCGAGGACGAGGACGGCGAAGGAGACTCGTTTGGACCCCgagccagagggaggccctgcgagcctgctttgagcggaacccgtacccgggcatcgccaccagggaagagctggcccaggccatcggcattccggagcccagggtccagatttggtttcagaacgagAGATCGCGCCAGCTGAGGCAGCACCGGCGGGAATCTCGGCCCTGGCCCGGGAAACGCGGCCCGCAAGAAGGCAGGCGAAAGCGGACCGCCGTCACCCGGTCCCAGACCGCCCTGCTCCTGCGAGCCTTCCAGCAGGATCGCTTTCCAGGCATCGCCACCCGGGAAGAACTGGCCAGAGAGACGGGCCTCCCGGAGTCCCGgattcagatttggtttcagaaccggagggccaggcacccaggccagggtggcgGGGCACCGGCGCACGCAGGCGGCCCGGGCGACGCGGCCCCCGGCGGGTGTCCCCCCGCTCCCTCGCCGGTCGCCTTCACCCACACCGGGGCGTGGGGAACGGGGCTTCCCGCCCCCCACGTGCCCTGCGCGCCCTGGACTCTCCCACCGGGGGCTTTcgtgggccagggagcaggggccgtcgccccgctgcagcccagccaggctgcgcAGGCAGCAGGGATCTCCCATCCCGCCCCGGCAGGCGGGGATTGGGATCTTTCCTACGCTGCCCTGGCGACTCCGGAAGGGGCgctctcccaccctcagactcCCCGGGGGTGGCCTCCGCGCCCGAGCCAATGGCGGGGGGATCGGGACCCGCAGCACCACAGCCTGCCGGGCCCTTGCTCGGTGGGACAGCCTGGGCCCGCTGGAGCTGAGCCGCAGGGCCAGGGTGTGCTGGCGCCGCCCACGTCCCAGGGGAGtccgtggtggggctggggccaggggccccAGGTCGCCGGGGCGGCGTGGGAGCCCCAAGTCGgggcagctccacctccggggcccGCGCCCCCGGAGGCCTCCGCGGATCAGGAGCAGCTGCAAGCCATCCGGGCGCCCTCCCCGCCGCTCCAGGAGCCTGGGCGCTCGTCTGCactcccctgcagcctgctggaTGAGCTCCTGGAGACCCCCGAGTTTCTGCAGCAGGGGCAACCTTTGCTAGAAACGGAGGCCCCGACGGAGCTGCAGGACGTGGGAGAGCCCGCTTTGCTGGAACCGCTACTCCTCAGCGAGGAGGAGTACCGGGCTCTGCTGGAGGAGCTTTAG